One Alkalicoccus halolimnae DNA segment encodes these proteins:
- a CDS encoding sensor histidine kinase, with amino-acid sequence MRTAGLQQLRNISLRKRILILFVLAVFVPFSITVWVSYKNIQSTIATQIEEGAQSDLHQQLTHTEYVMDTLAQVSQQFIYPSNIARNIGSYLEADDTAELLSRSEEIKRELDYISYSNASVGLAVYMTEEEEPVFQNMLLRDSFDIDNLPYLGRYGGYEYYGPHISMNPLNTQYVISISRDIYYPNGDYHRFYLEGNYREKTTSGEETMTDRSFRLLLNKEGEIVHSELARLFEPGSQFNEGDITEASGRDNGYFWFRDTSRHGWSIVSLIPSSEYIAARDSWMSQMAVLAAVFVLATLFIASLLRMMVYRPLLQFQGEIEAVTNQEWHSSAQRTKIPEFDNVLDQLDTMKGEIRALLTEVQEKEKHRADLEIEKLKYQINPHFLMNTLDTVHWLAVLHKQKDIDRIVTSLNKLLYYNLKKKGDTASLREELQAVENYFILQQVRYSFDYSIHADIRDSMLDTLVPRFILQPLAENAIFHGLEDEGHIDVHIYVENASLVLAVRDNGHGLTNSETERLLQDDTTNREGIGIGFSYVKKMIAVYYNGEAHIEIESEKEAFSIVKVIIPLSEVKKHSA; translated from the coding sequence ATGAGAACCGCAGGACTGCAGCAGTTAAGGAATATATCGCTTCGAAAGCGGATCCTCATTCTGTTTGTCCTGGCTGTTTTCGTTCCATTTTCGATTACAGTCTGGGTCTCCTATAAAAATATTCAGTCGACGATTGCCACGCAGATCGAAGAAGGGGCACAAAGTGATCTGCACCAGCAGCTTACGCATACGGAATACGTGATGGACACGCTCGCCCAGGTATCCCAGCAGTTCATCTATCCAAGTAACATCGCGAGAAATATTGGCAGCTACCTGGAAGCGGATGATACAGCGGAGCTTCTGAGCCGCAGTGAGGAAATCAAGCGGGAGCTTGATTATATTTCCTATTCCAATGCGAGCGTCGGTCTTGCAGTTTATATGACGGAAGAGGAGGAACCGGTGTTTCAAAACATGCTCCTCCGTGATTCGTTTGATATCGATAATCTGCCATATCTCGGACGGTACGGCGGCTATGAATATTACGGTCCTCATATCAGCATGAACCCGCTTAATACGCAGTACGTCATCTCGATTTCCCGCGATATTTATTATCCGAACGGCGACTATCACCGTTTTTATCTCGAAGGAAACTACCGGGAAAAAACGACCTCCGGAGAAGAAACGATGACGGATCGCTCCTTCCGTCTGCTCTTAAATAAGGAAGGGGAAATTGTCCATTCGGAACTTGCCCGTCTGTTTGAGCCGGGCAGTCAGTTTAATGAAGGAGACATAACCGAAGCAAGCGGGAGGGATAACGGTTATTTCTGGTTCCGGGATACGAGCCGCCATGGATGGAGCATCGTTTCGCTTATTCCGAGCTCAGAATATATAGCAGCGCGGGACTCCTGGATGTCCCAGATGGCCGTGCTTGCTGCCGTGTTTGTGCTGGCGACGCTGTTTATTGCGTCTCTCCTGCGGATGATGGTCTACCGTCCGCTCCTGCAGTTCCAGGGGGAAATTGAAGCGGTCACCAACCAGGAGTGGCATTCTTCTGCCCAGCGTACGAAGATTCCCGAATTTGACAACGTACTTGACCAGCTGGATACGATGAAAGGGGAAATTCGTGCCCTGCTTACGGAAGTCCAGGAAAAAGAAAAACACCGGGCCGATCTGGAAATTGAGAAGCTTAAATATCAGATCAACCCCCACTTTTTAATGAATACTCTTGATACAGTCCACTGGCTCGCTGTCCTTCATAAACAAAAGGATATCGACCGTATTGTGACGTCCCTCAATAAACTTTTGTACTATAATCTGAAGAAAAAAGGAGATACCGCTTCTCTCCGGGAGGAGCTGCAGGCCGTGGAGAACTATTTTATTCTCCAGCAGGTACGCTACTCGTTTGACTACAGCATTCATGCCGATATCCGTGATTCTATGCTCGATACGCTCGTGCCGCGGTTCATCCTGCAGCCGCTTGCGGAAAATGCCATCTTTCACGGTCTGGAAGATGAGGGGCATATCGATGTTCATATTTACGTGGAAAACGCCTCTCTTGTGCTGGCGGTCCGTGACAACGGACACGGTTTGACGAATTCGGAGACAGAAAGGCTGCTCCAGGATGATACGACAAACCGGGAAGGGATCGGTATCGGCTTCAGCTATGTGAAAAAAATGATCGCTGTTTATTATAACGGGGAAGCCCATATCGAAATCGAAAGTGAAAAAGAGGCGTTCTCAATCGTCAAAGTAATTATTCCATTAAGCGAAGTAAAGAAGCACAGTGCCTAG
- a CDS encoding YesL family protein → MAFLGLTDLVYRITLQCARFFYANMLWIFFTIAGLGIFGLFPATRALVSLVHIWDEDRSAPIFKTFYKEFRESFLQANATGWMLTPLAALPAYGIYLAQNWANPASVYVMFMLVGLFLFVLSYAWFVFPVQFLTGEKRLAASWKNTLFISITSPHIFLGMVFAFLAVLAVLVFTGFFIFFFASVSVWIMMKGTKFAMRHIQKRQDHSMPALT, encoded by the coding sequence ATGGCTTTTTTAGGATTAACCGATCTCGTATACCGGATAACGCTGCAGTGTGCGAGGTTCTTCTACGCGAATATGCTTTGGATCTTTTTCACGATTGCCGGACTGGGGATATTCGGTCTCTTTCCGGCAACGCGGGCGCTCGTCAGCCTCGTTCATATCTGGGATGAAGACCGGTCTGCACCGATTTTCAAAACGTTTTATAAGGAATTCCGGGAATCATTTCTGCAGGCAAATGCAACCGGATGGATGCTGACGCCGCTTGCGGCTCTTCCTGCCTACGGGATTTATCTCGCGCAGAACTGGGCAAATCCGGCTTCGGTATACGTAATGTTTATGCTCGTCGGCCTGTTTTTATTTGTCTTAAGCTACGCCTGGTTTGTTTTTCCGGTTCAGTTCCTTACCGGGGAAAAGAGGCTGGCAGCTTCATGGAAAAACACGCTGTTTATCAGCATTACGTCCCCGCATATCTTTTTAGGAATGGTTTTTGCGTTTCTCGCTGTCCTGGCAGTGCTTGTTTTCACCGGATTTTTTATCTTCTTCTTTGCAAGTGTAAGCGTATGGATTATGATGAAAGGAACAAAGTTTGCCATGCGTCATATCCAGAAGCGTCAGGATCATTCGATGCCTGCGCTTACTTAA
- a CDS encoding carbohydrate ABC transporter permease → MAEQTIKPKKFQRWFSDRLYWIPLFVLLVWTVTPLIWAVSASFKSATEVYMTPISLIPRNFNFDNYLRVFEYPNFWQYLMNSVFLAITSTALAVFVSILAGYAFARYAFKFRHILLLVILVPRIIPRASIIVPLFTGIAFFGMLDTYLALILTYTATAVPLATWILAGFFRVIPKALEEAAAIDGAKPWQIIWYIVIPISLPAIITVSIFSLREAWNEFPFVLAFTTSQDMRTLPYQLFMLRDSMGMQDWPMVLAFTIVTILPLLIVYIIFEKKVINNIMSGAVK, encoded by the coding sequence TTGGCTGAACAGACAATTAAACCGAAAAAATTCCAGCGCTGGTTTAGTGACAGACTCTATTGGATACCGCTGTTCGTCCTGCTTGTATGGACGGTGACCCCGCTGATCTGGGCGGTGTCGGCTTCCTTCAAGTCAGCAACGGAAGTATATATGACGCCGATTTCCCTTATTCCGAGAAATTTCAACTTTGATAATTACCTGCGTGTATTTGAGTATCCGAACTTCTGGCAGTATTTAATGAACAGCGTGTTTCTCGCTATTACGTCGACAGCGCTGGCTGTGTTCGTCAGTATTCTGGCAGGGTACGCCTTTGCCCGTTATGCCTTTAAATTCCGGCATATTCTGCTGCTCGTCATTCTGGTGCCGAGAATTATCCCCCGGGCAAGCATTATCGTTCCTCTTTTTACAGGTATTGCCTTCTTCGGCATGCTTGATACGTATCTGGCACTGATTCTGACCTATACAGCGACAGCGGTACCGCTCGCGACGTGGATTCTCGCCGGCTTCTTCCGGGTTATCCCGAAAGCACTTGAAGAAGCGGCGGCCATTGACGGGGCGAAACCGTGGCAGATCATCTGGTACATCGTTATCCCGATCTCTCTTCCGGCGATTATTACCGTCAGTATTTTTTCTTTGAGAGAAGCATGGAATGAATTTCCATTTGTTCTTGCTTTTACGACTTCCCAGGACATGCGGACTCTGCCTTACCAGCTCTTTATGCTCCGGGACAGCATGGGCATGCAGGACTGGCCGATGGTGCTTGCTTTTACAATCGTTACGATTCTGCCGCTTTTGATCGTCTACATTATTTTTGAGAAGAAAGTAATTAATAATATTATGAGCGGAGCTGTGAAATAG
- a CDS encoding carbohydrate ABC transporter permease has protein sequence MSTISSTVEEKNAVQERRDKKRMFRRKLIPYLLITPAVLFVFGVLGYAVIGGLTMSFFDIRLSFGNAAFAGLENYVYLFTNPAFLNSMYVSLIFVFGSVILGLLLALSFALSLYKVRSFSNFFKAMALVPYLVSGIATAIMFRFLFSGDVGMINLMLETVGLSSVNFLASPVWALIICILANVWFVAPFATLILLAGIQGVDNELFESATVDGAKKHHILFKIILPLIAPMMGISLIWLSFASFNMFDVILPLTNGGPGRATEVMALYMYNVAFSELQYSLGSTVMVVILFFNVLVSVIYLKVFNVSSGD, from the coding sequence ATGTCTACGATATCTTCCACGGTGGAGGAAAAAAACGCGGTACAGGAACGACGGGATAAAAAGCGTATGTTCCGGCGGAAACTGATTCCTTACCTGCTCATTACTCCGGCCGTTCTTTTTGTATTTGGCGTCCTTGGATACGCCGTGATCGGCGGGCTGACGATGTCCTTCTTCGACATCCGCCTCTCATTTGGAAATGCTGCCTTCGCGGGCTTAGAAAACTACGTTTACTTATTTACGAATCCGGCCTTTTTAAATTCCATGTACGTGTCACTTATCTTTGTGTTCGGGAGCGTCATTCTCGGACTGTTGCTTGCTTTAAGCTTTGCTTTAAGTCTGTATAAAGTACGCAGCTTCAGTAACTTTTTTAAAGCAATGGCACTTGTGCCCTACCTTGTATCCGGTATTGCAACAGCGATCATGTTCCGTTTTTTGTTCAGCGGAGATGTCGGTATGATCAATTTGATGCTGGAAACAGTTGGGCTGTCATCGGTTAACTTCCTCGCAAGTCCGGTATGGGCGCTGATTATATGTATTCTTGCAAACGTCTGGTTCGTCGCCCCTTTTGCAACGCTGATTCTTCTGGCGGGGATTCAGGGTGTGGATAATGAACTCTTTGAATCTGCGACGGTCGACGGAGCAAAGAAACATCATATTCTCTTTAAAATTATTCTGCCGCTTATCGCTCCGATGATGGGGATCAGCCTCATCTGGCTGAGTTTTGCAAGCTTCAATATGTTTGACGTGATTCTGCCCCTGACTAACGGCGGTCCGGGACGGGCGACGGAAGTAATGGCGCTTTATATGTATAACGTCGCTTTCAGTGAGCTTCAGTATTCCCTTGGAAGCACCGTCATGGTTGTCATTTTGTTTTTCAATGTGCTCGTTAGTGTCATTTACTTAAAAGTATTTAACGTTTCCAGTGGAGACTAA
- a CDS encoding ABC transporter substrate-binding protein, which produces MKLWSAGILAVSCAALAACGGNDNAEGETSGNNGGGEDGEETVVRVWFGREDFIPADNFEQFHEDNPDIRVETDVVPLEQAVSDFMRNHSAGNDPDIVQVFHDNVGTMVSQGTLMEMDEYIAQWQEEDPESFDKILDQAWDIAGWEDTSYGMGIHVGPYWHVYRQDWFEEENLEIPENYDQLLDAARTLDNDERDGYAIVGGREHPAWWLSTLFVSMGGEYSDSGLPQLDTEAGHYLIEFYQTLMAEELIDPSAISWSSGEMRGAFIGGNAAMAPIGDNIFPLIQEEMEYGEEWTAAPQPARPGMEGENEHELWGWPMMVSSNTEHPEEVMEVFKYLSDSEIVSEVANRYQPTTNQEVMSSDEYQEAKPWAADFEEAFAEAIIMPSHINQGEVHQILLDVMQEALQNPERDAEEIAQEFQPELDALD; this is translated from the coding sequence ATGAAATTATGGTCAGCAGGAATTTTGGCAGTCAGCTGTGCAGCTTTGGCCGCATGCGGCGGCAACGATAATGCAGAAGGAGAAACGAGCGGTAATAACGGGGGCGGTGAAGACGGGGAAGAAACCGTTGTCCGTGTCTGGTTCGGACGGGAAGACTTTATCCCTGCAGATAACTTTGAACAGTTTCACGAAGACAATCCCGATATCCGGGTGGAAACGGACGTTGTTCCACTGGAGCAGGCTGTTTCTGACTTTATGAGAAACCATTCGGCAGGAAATGATCCGGATATTGTCCAGGTTTTCCATGACAATGTCGGGACGATGGTCTCGCAGGGAACGTTAATGGAGATGGACGAATATATTGCCCAGTGGCAGGAGGAAGATCCGGAATCATTTGATAAAATTCTCGATCAGGCGTGGGACATCGCCGGATGGGAAGATACGAGCTATGGGATGGGCATTCATGTAGGGCCTTACTGGCACGTGTATCGTCAGGACTGGTTTGAAGAAGAAAACCTGGAAATTCCGGAAAACTACGATCAGCTTCTCGATGCGGCGCGTACGCTCGATAACGACGAGCGTGACGGATACGCGATCGTCGGAGGAAGAGAGCATCCGGCATGGTGGCTCAGTACGCTGTTTGTATCGATGGGCGGAGAATATTCAGACAGCGGGCTCCCGCAGCTTGATACCGAAGCAGGGCACTATTTAATTGAATTTTACCAGACGCTTATGGCAGAGGAACTGATTGATCCGAGTGCCATTTCCTGGTCATCCGGTGAAATGCGCGGAGCGTTCATCGGCGGCAATGCAGCGATGGCTCCGATCGGTGATAACATCTTCCCGTTGATCCAGGAAGAAATGGAATATGGCGAAGAGTGGACGGCAGCACCTCAGCCGGCACGGCCTGGAATGGAAGGAGAAAACGAACACGAACTGTGGGGCTGGCCGATGATGGTAAGTTCCAATACGGAGCATCCGGAAGAAGTTATGGAAGTGTTCAAGTATCTGAGTGATTCGGAAATCGTTTCTGAAGTAGCGAACCGCTACCAGCCGACGACGAATCAGGAAGTGATGAGCAGTGATGAATACCAGGAAGCGAAACCTTGGGCTGCGGACTTTGAAGAAGCTTTCGCGGAAGCGATCATTATGCCGTCCCACATTAATCAGGGGGAAGTGCACCAGATCCTGCTCGACGTTATGCAGGAAGCACTGCAGAATCCGGAGCGCGATGCAGAAGAAATTGCGCAGGAATTCCAGCCTGAACTGGATGCCCTTGATTAA
- a CDS encoding response regulator, with protein sequence MLRVVIVEDDQLVRKGIISAMPWEDFNMKIVGEASNGKKGLEVLKETASDLLITDLNMPVMSGLELMREVKKDFPDLHVVVLTLHQDFEAIQEALRLGALDYIAKVELEENKFEPVLQRIASIIETKKFTSSEEKAPSLEIAESLVLYKGEGEQFSESVIPDLHGVQKTQKLNKRTLLIPLQKGVSKEEVLAGWEYAGENYWILHTYRMEAYDETDIYYLLRSYAPVFTFYEKKGELVSLPLAGIHEELNTTLDNYSALFERVRRLTWIFDEEAFHDLIDAVYRWRLTKEDLVTLAREVRKELRDRFIHVPSQEEANIDDVTSWQEWLQFITDYRLRMQRQQQKNYSQEVLASVYKAIHQMETRYDESLTADQVANDVNMSKSYFNRCLKDMTELTFHQYMMRLRMNKAQEMLALTNLPILRIAEKCGYIDEKYFSKNFKKYVGILPSEFRKRQSSKNDFYTG encoded by the coding sequence ATGCTTCGGGTAGTCATAGTGGAAGATGATCAGCTCGTGCGCAAAGGAATCATTTCAGCGATGCCTTGGGAAGATTTCAACATGAAAATTGTTGGAGAAGCGTCGAATGGAAAAAAGGGGCTGGAAGTACTTAAGGAAACAGCAAGTGATCTGCTGATTACAGATTTAAATATGCCGGTGATGTCCGGACTGGAACTGATGCGGGAAGTGAAGAAGGACTTTCCGGACCTGCACGTCGTAGTTCTTACGCTGCATCAGGATTTCGAAGCGATTCAGGAAGCACTCCGGCTCGGGGCCCTGGATTATATTGCGAAAGTCGAACTTGAAGAAAATAAATTTGAACCGGTACTTCAGCGGATTGCTTCTATTATTGAGACGAAAAAATTTACCTCATCAGAAGAAAAAGCACCATCGTTGGAAATAGCGGAAAGTCTCGTTTTATATAAGGGGGAAGGAGAGCAGTTTTCTGAGAGCGTTATCCCGGATCTGCATGGGGTTCAGAAGACACAGAAACTGAACAAAAGGACGCTGCTGATTCCGCTTCAGAAGGGAGTTTCCAAAGAAGAAGTTCTTGCTGGATGGGAATATGCCGGAGAAAATTACTGGATCCTGCATACGTACCGGATGGAAGCTTATGATGAGACAGATATCTATTATCTGCTCCGTTCCTACGCCCCTGTTTTTACCTTCTACGAAAAAAAGGGGGAACTCGTTTCTCTTCCGCTTGCCGGGATTCATGAAGAGCTGAATACAACTCTTGATAATTACTCAGCCTTATTTGAAAGAGTACGCCGGCTTACGTGGATTTTTGATGAAGAGGCTTTTCACGATCTGATTGATGCGGTCTACCGGTGGCGTCTCACGAAAGAGGATCTCGTTACGCTTGCAAGGGAAGTCAGAAAAGAACTGCGGGACCGCTTTATTCATGTACCGTCCCAGGAAGAAGCTAACATAGACGATGTCACCTCTTGGCAGGAGTGGCTGCAGTTCATTACCGACTACCGGCTGCGAATGCAGCGGCAGCAGCAGAAAAATTATTCTCAGGAAGTCCTTGCTTCGGTGTACAAAGCGATTCACCAGATGGAAACTCGTTACGATGAATCACTGACCGCAGATCAGGTGGCGAACGACGTTAATATGAGTAAAAGCTATTTTAACCGCTGCCTGAAAGATATGACTGAGCTTACCTTTCATCAGTATATGATGCGGCTTCGCATGAACAAAGCGCAGGAGATGCTTGCTTTGACGAACCTGCCTATTCTGCGTATTGCAGAAAAGTGCGGCTATATAGATGAAAAATACTTCAGTAAGAACTTTAAAAAATACGTCGGGATACTCCCGAGTGAGTTCCGCAAGCGGCAAAGTAGTAAAAATGACTTTTATACGGGGTGA
- a CDS encoding VOC family protein, giving the protein MTNQKSEFQLDHTVHYVNDLEEAKAAFQKHGVNVFHGGSHKLWGTHNALAYFELTYLEFISVENWETAKNPPEPNLIAQSALTYLPEQEALSRIAVRTDDLDAVSDSLKGSGLDVSPIKQGKRTDSEGRLIEWRMLTIDGDYNGLLYPFFIEWKEADPERLKTLQQKGLTTHPAGDISLEKAVMETADPEAAVRNWHELFGFETISPVEIQLGGKILHFKKGTAGRLTELHFQTNNSALAGTVVTLGSGRYVFAHS; this is encoded by the coding sequence ATGACGAATCAAAAATCGGAATTCCAGCTTGACCACACGGTTCACTATGTAAACGATCTGGAAGAAGCGAAAGCAGCTTTTCAGAAGCACGGCGTAAACGTTTTTCACGGAGGATCACACAAACTGTGGGGGACGCATAACGCGCTGGCCTATTTCGAACTGACTTACCTCGAATTTATCAGCGTGGAAAATTGGGAGACCGCCAAAAACCCGCCGGAGCCGAACCTGATTGCCCAGAGCGCACTCACCTATCTCCCGGAACAAGAAGCGCTCAGCCGTATAGCTGTAAGGACGGATGACCTTGATGCTGTCTCGGATTCCCTTAAGGGGAGCGGCCTTGACGTTTCTCCGATCAAACAGGGAAAACGAACGGACAGCGAAGGAAGACTGATCGAATGGCGGATGCTGACAATAGACGGAGACTATAACGGGCTGCTCTATCCTTTTTTCATCGAATGGAAAGAAGCCGATCCTGAGCGCCTTAAAACCCTCCAGCAGAAAGGACTGACGACACATCCTGCCGGAGATATCTCTCTTGAAAAAGCCGTAATGGAAACGGCCGATCCCGAAGCTGCCGTCAGGAACTGGCACGAGCTTTTCGGATTCGAAACCATTTCCCCGGTGGAAATACAGCTTGGCGGAAAAATCCTTCACTTTAAAAAAGGCACAGCCGGGCGACTGACAGAACTGCATTTCCAAACAAACAATTCTGCCCTTGCAGGAACTGTTGTTACCCTTGGCAGCGGACGCTACGTTTTCGCCCATTCATAA
- a CDS encoding sodium:solute symporter family protein translates to MLIMEAVILALYLVLMTVIGIFFAKRAHSSEDDYWTAGRNINSFVGSFALFAAVASSSSLMGAVGSGVALGVPFLFAYGFGAVAIPSFALFLISAQIRRSGVRTVPEFFKFRFGKPAQLVAAGVVVVTMTFYMVPQLTASGLIGSYVLGIDYEIAVILLGVGFTLYAALGGMWAITYTDLIQGAIMVVGLFVLAVVIFFEHQGVANLIQDALAADPDFGSITQPWMSYFGLFLAFLWFGVVSPSAVMRNFASRDAKTARRSALGACFLYLSVFVFGFFIASAGASLGIVDSLENQDMIFISVIENYLPALLAGVLLAGLLAAIMSSADAMLLAVSAGVAHDIYKGYINKNASEKTVTRLGFAVMMLASFVGIFFAIDPPQLIAVMVGWVGGALVSIFGFPLVLGIWWKRANLAGALAGMIGGGIAFLIMIALPFALVAEPIVALPVSAILVVVVSLLTKAPSKEMQAEVDRYHGYS, encoded by the coding sequence ATGCTGATAATGGAAGCAGTTATTCTCGCGTTGTATCTTGTCCTAATGACAGTCATAGGTATCTTTTTTGCGAAACGGGCGCATTCTTCGGAGGACGATTATTGGACTGCGGGAAGAAACATTAACAGTTTCGTAGGTTCTTTTGCTCTTTTTGCTGCCGTAGCCAGTTCCAGTTCCCTGATGGGTGCTGTCGGATCCGGTGTGGCGCTCGGCGTTCCTTTCTTGTTTGCCTACGGATTTGGTGCTGTAGCTATTCCTTCTTTTGCATTATTCTTAATTTCCGCCCAGATCCGCCGCTCCGGGGTAAGGACGGTTCCTGAGTTTTTCAAATTTCGTTTCGGAAAACCGGCCCAGCTCGTAGCGGCCGGGGTTGTTGTTGTCACGATGACGTTTTATATGGTGCCGCAGCTGACGGCTTCCGGGCTTATAGGATCGTATGTATTAGGCATCGATTATGAAATTGCTGTGATTCTCCTTGGTGTGGGCTTCACACTCTACGCCGCACTTGGCGGTATGTGGGCGATTACATACACAGACCTTATCCAGGGAGCGATCATGGTTGTCGGACTTTTCGTACTGGCTGTTGTCATTTTCTTCGAACACCAGGGCGTTGCCAACTTGATTCAGGATGCGCTCGCAGCGGACCCGGATTTCGGATCGATTACCCAGCCGTGGATGTCGTACTTCGGTCTGTTTCTGGCCTTCCTCTGGTTTGGTGTCGTTTCTCCGTCGGCGGTTATGCGTAATTTCGCTTCCCGGGATGCAAAGACGGCGAGACGATCGGCGCTCGGCGCGTGTTTTCTATATTTATCTGTTTTTGTGTTCGGTTTTTTCATTGCTTCTGCAGGCGCAAGTCTGGGAATCGTTGACTCGCTCGAGAATCAGGATATGATTTTTATTTCCGTCATAGAAAATTATCTGCCGGCACTGCTTGCAGGCGTTCTTCTTGCAGGGCTGCTTGCAGCGATCATGTCTTCTGCCGATGCGATGCTGCTCGCAGTTTCGGCCGGGGTCGCGCACGACATTTACAAAGGATATATTAATAAAAATGCTTCCGAAAAAACTGTGACGAGGCTTGGATTTGCCGTTATGATGCTGGCGAGCTTTGTAGGGATCTTTTTTGCCATCGATCCTCCGCAGCTGATTGCAGTTATGGTCGGATGGGTCGGCGGAGCGCTTGTGTCTATTTTCGGTTTCCCGCTTGTACTGGGGATCTGGTGGAAGAGAGCAAACCTTGCAGGCGCTCTGGCTGGGATGATTGGGGGAGGCATCGCTTTTCTGATTATGATTGCCCTGCCTTTTGCTCTCGTAGCTGAACCGATAGTTGCCCTGCCGGTGTCTGCGATTCTTGTTGTGGTAGTCAGTCTTCTGACGAAAGCACCTTCTAAGGAGATGCAGGCTGAAGTGGACCGCTACCACGGGTACTCCTAA
- a CDS encoding ornithine cyclodeaminase family protein, with amino-acid sequence MDFLSEKTVREHLTMEKTIQSIEEFYLDNEEGNIRSPARMHVEDGDNTNLLMPSYYKNYYATKLVGVAPGNSRLNKPTIHGIMALYDRSTMEPLLLCDAMPITSMRTGALGGLGMKYLAGKEAVHLGIVGTGTQGWSHLQSALAVRNIEKVFVFNRTKSKAEDFIQKAEAEYPHLHIEAVDLEKLVQQSDIIVTATTSKTPVLPEWNKDLWKGKLIVGVGSFRPDMQEIPDSILQNADEIHVDAEGAFRESGDMLKAQELGREKSSSYTLKELISKAYFPEHPENKLIVFKSVGDAIFDLVTVKALYENKT; translated from the coding sequence TTGGATTTTCTTTCGGAAAAAACTGTAAGGGAACATTTGACGATGGAGAAAACGATTCAATCCATCGAGGAATTTTACCTGGACAACGAAGAAGGGAATATTCGTTCACCTGCCCGCATGCACGTGGAAGACGGTGATAATACCAATTTATTAATGCCGTCCTATTATAAAAATTACTATGCTACGAAACTCGTCGGAGTGGCACCGGGTAACTCCAGGCTCAATAAGCCGACGATCCACGGCATTATGGCTCTGTACGACAGGAGTACGATGGAGCCGCTGCTTTTATGTGACGCCATGCCGATAACGAGCATGCGAACAGGAGCACTGGGCGGACTCGGAATGAAATATTTAGCGGGGAAAGAAGCGGTTCATTTAGGCATCGTCGGAACCGGCACCCAGGGCTGGAGCCACCTGCAGTCGGCTTTGGCTGTCAGAAATATTGAGAAAGTATTTGTATTTAACCGGACGAAATCAAAGGCGGAAGACTTTATTCAAAAAGCGGAAGCTGAGTATCCTCATTTACATATTGAAGCAGTGGATTTAGAAAAACTTGTGCAGCAGTCCGATATTATCGTGACCGCAACGACGTCAAAAACACCTGTTCTGCCGGAATGGAACAAAGACCTCTGGAAAGGGAAGTTAATCGTCGGCGTTGGTTCTTTTCGTCCGGATATGCAGGAGATTCCGGACAGTATTCTCCAGAACGCCGACGAAATTCATGTGGACGCAGAAGGCGCTTTCCGGGAGTCGGGGGACATGCTGAAAGCGCAGGAACTCGGCAGAGAAAAGAGCTCATCCTATACGCTGAAAGAACTGATTTCCAAAGCGTATTTTCCTGAACATCCCGAAAATAAACTTATCGTATTTAAATCAGTGGGGGACGCCATATTTGACCTTGTCACAGTCAAGGCACTTTATGAAAACAAAACTTAA
- a CDS encoding Hsp20/alpha crystallin family protein, with protein sequence MKMRLPRKRDSFFPSLFDRGLEADYVDRFFGEIYFPQVDVKEKENHYVLDVDLPGYTKEDVTVEYADGYLEIRGEREKSSHIEEGDGRFIRKERSYGSFRRHFFIGEIDKNEISGSFNNGVLTLQVPKSKEDEKKENGHRINIE encoded by the coding sequence ATGAAAATGCGCCTGCCAAGAAAACGTGATTCCTTCTTTCCAAGTCTATTTGACCGGGGACTGGAAGCGGACTACGTGGATCGTTTTTTCGGGGAAATCTATTTTCCACAGGTCGATGTAAAAGAAAAAGAAAATCACTATGTCCTTGATGTGGATCTGCCCGGTTATACGAAAGAAGACGTCACCGTGGAATACGCCGATGGATATTTGGAAATAAGAGGAGAACGGGAAAAAAGCTCCCATATCGAAGAGGGCGACGGCCGCTTTATCCGTAAAGAGCGTTCCTACGGGTCGTTCCGCCGGCATTTTTTCATAGGAGAAATTGACAAAAACGAGATTTCAGGCTCTTTTAACAATGGAGTCTTAACCCTACAAGTGCCTAAGTCGAAAGAAGACGAGAAAAAAGAAAACGGGCACAGGATTAATATTGAATAA